CCGGCCTAGGCACCGGGCGCCCCCGGGGCGATGCGCTTGGACAGGCGGACGTGGCACGCGCCGCCCTCGTCGGAGATGTCGAGGTCGTCGCAGACCGCGTCGAGGATGAACCGGGCGTACTCGGCCACTTCGCGCGCCTCTTCCGCCGGCGCCGCGACCGCGGGGACGGGGCCGACCGCGACGTCGAGCCCGCCATCGGACACCGTGAACTCGAGCGTGACGGCGACGCCCGCCTCGGTACGGCCGCACGCGTACGCGAACGCCTCCTCCGCGGCGAGCCGGACGTCCTCAACGGCCTCGTACGGCATCCCCGCGCGTGTCGCCAGGGCGGCGGCGGTCATGCGGACGGTCTTCGCGTACTCCGGGCGCGCCGGGACGCTCAGGGTCACCGTGTCACTCATCGTCCCTCCGAACGTCCGCTGCGGGACGCGCGTACTCCGTCTCGCGCCTTCGCCCGGCGCGCGAGAAGATGCGCGCGAGGCCCTCCCCCGCACCCGCCAGCACCCGCATCGGGGCACCGACGGCCTCCTGCGCCACGCGCGCCGTGCTGCTCACGCGGTCGGTGGCGTCTTCGACCTGGGTCACGATCTCGTCGACCCTCAGCAGCTCTGCGTTGAAGGCGTCGAGCGATACGTCGGCCTTGTCGAGCAACGGCATGAGCCGCTCGTCGAGACGCTTCGTGAACGCGCGCATCTCGTCCATCGCGCGAGCGGCGCGCAGCATCGCGTAGACCGCCACGCAGGCGGCGGCGGTGGCGGCGAGCATGAGCACGGCGAGCAGCACGTCAGCAGCCTGCACCGGAAGGCTCCGTTCGTCTCGACGGCGCGTACTTGGCGAGTCTACCACCGCAC
This Actinomycetota bacterium DNA region includes the following protein-coding sequences:
- a CDS encoding ATP-binding protein, whose product is MSDTVTLSVPARPEYAKTVRMTAAALATRAGMPYEAVEDVRLAAEEAFAYACGRTEAGVAVTLEFTVSDGGLDVAVGPVPAVAAPAEEAREVAEYARFILDAVCDDLDISDEGGACHVRLSKRIAPGAPGA